One Campylobacter concisus DNA segment encodes these proteins:
- a CDS encoding DUF3737 family protein, giving the protein MQERIAEIFTGERAMFGAKEINFINCIFEDGESPLKHSSNLELNECVFAYKYPLWYASDIMLNGGYLKPLARAGMWYSKNLSFKDVLINAPKSFRKSSQILLENVSFSDAAETLWGCSDVKIKNVFAKGDYFGANSENLEVDGLSLDGNYCFDSCKNLLITNSKLISKDAFWNCENVLAQNCFISGEYLAWNAKNVTLINCTIKSLQALCYVENLVVKDCTFMDTSLAFEYSSVDVSTKSSIKSVKNPKSGVIRAGKIEEIIINGSLVDASKIKIITDEI; this is encoded by the coding sequence ATGCAAGAGAGAATTGCTGAAATTTTCACTGGCGAGCGTGCGATGTTTGGGGCAAAGGAGATAAATTTTATTAACTGCATCTTTGAAGACGGCGAGTCACCACTAAAGCACAGCTCAAATTTAGAGCTAAATGAGTGCGTTTTTGCCTACAAGTATCCACTTTGGTACGCAAGCGATATCATGCTAAATGGCGGATACCTCAAGCCTCTAGCAAGGGCTGGCATGTGGTACAGCAAAAATTTAAGTTTCAAAGACGTGCTCATAAATGCGCCAAAAAGCTTTAGAAAAAGCTCGCAAATTTTACTTGAAAATGTAAGTTTCTCAGACGCCGCCGAGACACTTTGGGGCTGCTCAGACGTGAAGATAAAAAACGTCTTTGCAAAAGGGGATTACTTCGGGGCAAATAGCGAAAATTTGGAGGTTGATGGGCTAAGCTTGGACGGCAACTACTGCTTTGATAGCTGCAAAAACCTTCTCATCACAAACTCAAAGCTCATCTCAAAAGACGCCTTTTGGAACTGTGAAAACGTGCTCGCGCAAAACTGCTTCATCTCAGGTGAATACCTAGCTTGGAACGCTAAAAATGTGACGCTCATAAACTGCACGATAAAGAGCTTGCAAGCCCTTTGCTACGTAGAAAATTTGGTCGTGAAAGATTGCACTTTTATGGATACAAGCCTTGCTTTTGAATATTCAAGCGTCGATGTGAGCACAAAAAGCAGCATAAAAAGCGTGAAAAATCCAAAAAGTGGCGTCATAAGAGCTGGCAAGATAGAGGAGATCATCATAAACGGCAGTTTGGTTGATGCAAGCAAGATAAAGATAATCACCGATGAAATTTAG
- a CDS encoding NeuD/PglB/VioB family sugar acetyltransferase, translating into MQDIVLVGGGGHCKSVIDVIESEAKFNIIGIIDTAENIGKKVLGYEIIGSDDDLAEVFTSCKNAVVTVGQIKSSEPRKRLFALLKEIGFILPTIVSPLAYLSKHACVGEGSVVMHHALINAGASVGKNCIINTKALVEHDATIGDHCHISTASVVNGGVVVQDGTFFGSNATSKEYIVIGENSIIGGGTSVMRSLEKNAFIKA; encoded by the coding sequence GTGCAAGATATAGTTTTAGTGGGTGGTGGCGGGCACTGCAAAAGTGTAATAGATGTCATCGAGAGCGAGGCTAAATTTAATATAATTGGTATCATAGATACGGCAGAAAATATTGGCAAAAAGGTGCTTGGCTATGAGATCATCGGTAGCGATGATGATCTGGCTGAGGTTTTTACATCATGCAAAAATGCTGTGGTGACGGTTGGTCAGATAAAAAGTAGCGAGCCTAGAAAAAGGCTATTTGCGCTACTAAAAGAGATAGGTTTTATACTTCCAACCATAGTCTCGCCACTTGCATATCTCTCAAAGCATGCATGTGTAGGTGAGGGAAGCGTGGTGATGCATCATGCCTTGATCAACGCTGGTGCAAGTGTTGGCAAAAACTGCATCATAAATACAAAGGCGCTTGTGGAGCATGACGCAACTATCGGCGATCATTGCCATATCTCAACAGCAAGTGTGGTAAATGGTGGCGTTGTCGTGCAAGATGGGACATTCTTTGGTAGCAATGCAACCAGCAAAGAGTATATCGTGATAGGCGAAAATTCTATCATAGGTGGCGGAACTAGCGTGATGAGAAGCTTGGAGAAAAACGCTTTTATAAAGGCGTAA
- a CDS encoding UDP-N-acetylglucosamine 4,6-dehydratase has translation MDILSLIGRTKNLFEDDIKALDKDLKEIVSSSSFLVIGGAGSIGSAVTKEIFIRDPKKLYVVDISENNLVELVRDIRSEFGYISGDFKTFAIDVASAEFDALLAQSGGFDYVLNLSALKHVRSEKDPFTLMRMLETNIFNTDKTLAQASDMKSKKYFCVSTDKAANPVNLMGASKRIMEMFAFRHSLEIDVSMARFANVAFSDGSLLFGFQKRIEKAQPIVAPNDVRRYFLTPKESGELCLLSTIFGENRDIFFPKLDENLDLITFSEIAKRYLANLGYEPFLCENEEEARKLAKVLPKDGFYPCLFAPSDTTGEKDYEEFFVDGEKLDMQRLQNIGIVKNDANFDSKKLEIFKNNILNLKSGLAWSKEDVLREVFELIPNFMHKETGKYLDEKM, from the coding sequence ATGGATATCTTAAGCTTAATAGGACGCACGAAAAATCTCTTTGAAGATGATATAAAAGCACTTGATAAAGACTTAAAAGAGATAGTTTCAAGCTCAAGCTTTTTAGTTATCGGCGGGGCAGGATCTATAGGCTCTGCTGTGACAAAAGAGATCTTCATAAGAGACCCCAAAAAACTCTACGTCGTCGACATCTCTGAAAACAACCTTGTCGAGCTAGTGCGTGACATAAGAAGCGAGTTTGGATATATAAGTGGCGACTTTAAAACTTTTGCCATAGATGTTGCAAGCGCCGAATTTGACGCACTTTTAGCGCAAAGTGGTGGATTTGACTACGTCTTAAATTTATCAGCGCTAAAGCACGTTAGAAGCGAAAAAGACCCATTTACACTCATGAGAATGCTTGAAACAAATATCTTTAACACCGATAAAACGCTGGCTCAAGCTTCGGATATGAAGTCAAAAAAATATTTCTGCGTTAGCACCGACAAGGCCGCAAACCCTGTAAATTTAATGGGAGCTAGCAAGCGCATCATGGAGATGTTTGCGTTTAGGCACTCTTTAGAGATAGATGTTTCTATGGCTAGGTTTGCAAACGTGGCATTTAGCGACGGCTCACTTCTTTTTGGCTTTCAAAAACGCATAGAAAAGGCTCAGCCCATAGTCGCTCCAAACGACGTCAGGCGCTACTTTTTAACGCCAAAAGAGAGCGGTGAGCTCTGCCTTTTAAGCACCATTTTTGGCGAAAATAGAGATATATTTTTCCCAAAATTAGATGAAAATTTAGACCTCATAACATTTAGCGAGATAGCCAAGCGATACTTAGCAAATTTAGGCTATGAGCCATTTTTATGTGAAAATGAGGAGGAGGCTAGAAAGCTTGCGAAAGTGCTTCCAAAAGATGGCTTTTACCCTTGTCTTTTTGCGCCTAGCGACACGACCGGAGAGAAGGACTACGAGGAGTTTTTCGTTGATGGCGAGAAGCTTGATATGCAAAGACTTCAAAATATCGGCATAGTTAAAAATGATGCAAATTTTGATAGCAAAAAGCTAGAAATTTTCAAAAATAATATCTTAAATTTAAAATCAGGCTTAGCATGGAGCAAAGAAGACGTTTTGCGTGAAGTTTTCGAGCTCATACCAAATTTTATGCATAAAGAAACAGGAAAATATCTTGATGAAAAAATGTGA
- a CDS encoding motility associated factor glycosyltransferase family protein, with the protein MSEKKSKKAAKQTKETKLNGITNPIFEKNLQALFQQDEVLAARLFSMISQNKYEIVLGKNDPLDINIINKETSESIYENPVEETYKMLDEIEKKYKRYPGLFFYGLGNGVLYKALAKNVTHKSIAIIEPEIEIIYSVLNLIDLSEELEKEQIVLFFSEFTTHTQFHYLIVNAELEPYSKTYNLIIHSKFYDQFSDDYIDINKKFAEAFSHIVIAHGNSIDDLLIGTRQNIENLPEMLKNYCYHDLIKKRHKLVDTAIIVSTGPSLDKQLETLKKFAPYVSIISVDASYPILARNGIKPDYVTSIERMIPTSTFFEKEYPDVDEDIYFVISSVTHTQSVKNILPRRLVLTMKPQHEEKMFGLKKYGYLGVGHSCANMAYQLAYVLGHKNIVFIGQDLAFGKDGASHAKGHTIAQPDENLYITAYGGEGEVRTTYVWTLFKNQFENDIEQSKLENITSYNCTEGGARIEGTIERPFLEVMKELCVDKKEKKLPNIPKNSEKTTNNDMLKAYKVIQEKIKMQTFLKKELEKVFLEVTPRIDELNLLREQDKITQKHFNELLKIVKKVDKAKDFISKRKYMKYIQNVFMISVFYQELELAKISVAPSDTNKEKIDKLFEWANAHKYWLFSAAGGINADIETTKKASKPLIKELKKRGIFPKED; encoded by the coding sequence ATGTCAGAGAAAAAAAGTAAAAAAGCAGCTAAACAGACAAAAGAAACAAAGCTAAACGGTATAACAAATCCGATCTTTGAAAAGAACCTACAAGCGTTATTTCAACAAGATGAAGTCTTAGCTGCAAGACTTTTTAGTATGATATCCCAAAATAAATATGAGATAGTTTTAGGAAAAAATGATCCTTTGGATATAAATATCATAAACAAAGAGACGTCTGAATCCATATATGAAAATCCTGTCGAAGAGACATATAAGATGCTTGATGAGATAGAAAAAAAATACAAAAGATACCCAGGTCTTTTTTTCTATGGTCTTGGAAATGGTGTACTTTATAAAGCTCTAGCAAAAAATGTGACACATAAAAGCATTGCTATCATTGAACCAGAGATTGAAATAATTTATAGCGTTTTAAATTTGATCGATCTATCTGAAGAGTTAGAAAAAGAGCAGATAGTGCTATTTTTCTCAGAATTTACAACTCACACACAGTTTCACTATCTTATAGTAAACGCTGAGTTAGAACCCTACTCAAAGACATATAATCTAATAATACACTCTAAATTTTATGATCAGTTTTCAGATGACTATATAGATATAAACAAAAAATTCGCAGAGGCATTTTCTCATATAGTTATAGCACATGGTAACTCTATAGACGATCTTTTGATAGGTACAAGGCAAAATATAGAAAATTTGCCAGAGATGCTTAAAAACTATTGCTACCATGATCTAATCAAAAAGAGACATAAGCTAGTTGATACGGCTATAATTGTTTCAACCGGCCCAAGTTTAGACAAGCAGCTAGAGACACTTAAAAAATTTGCACCTTATGTAAGTATTATTAGTGTTGATGCCTCATACCCAATACTTGCTAGAAATGGCATAAAGCCTGACTATGTTACGTCTATCGAGCGTATGATACCGACATCCACCTTTTTTGAGAAAGAATACCCAGATGTTGATGAAGATATATATTTTGTTATTTCTTCGGTGACCCATACACAAAGCGTAAAAAATATATTACCAAGACGCTTAGTGCTTACCATGAAGCCACAACATGAAGAGAAGATGTTCGGTTTAAAAAAATATGGCTATTTAGGAGTAGGACATAGTTGTGCAAACATGGCTTATCAGTTGGCCTATGTGTTAGGACATAAAAATATTGTTTTTATAGGTCAAGATCTTGCTTTTGGAAAAGATGGGGCAAGTCATGCAAAAGGTCATACTATAGCCCAGCCGGATGAAAATTTATATATCACAGCTTATGGTGGCGAGGGTGAAGTACGAACAACTTATGTTTGGACGCTATTTAAAAATCAATTTGAAAACGATATCGAGCAGTCTAAACTCGAAAATATAACATCCTATAACTGCACTGAAGGTGGTGCAAGGATAGAAGGAACAATAGAAAGACCATTTTTAGAGGTTATGAAAGAGCTTTGTGTGGATAAAAAAGAAAAGAAACTGCCAAACATACCAAAAAATAGCGAAAAAACAACAAATAACGATATGCTTAAAGCTTATAAAGTGATACAAGAAAAGATAAAAATGCAAACCTTTTTGAAAAAAGAGCTTGAAAAAGTATTTTTAGAAGTTACTCCTAGGATAGATGAGTTAAATTTACTAAGAGAACAAGACAAGATAACTCAAAAGCATTTTAATGAACTTTTAAAAATAGTTAAAAAAGTAGACAAAGCTAAAGACTTTATATCAAAAAGAAAGTATATGAAATACATACAAAATGTCTTTATGATATCGGTTTTCTACCAGGAGCTAGAGCTTGCTAAAATTTCTGTAGCACCAAGTGACACAAACAAAGAAAAGATAGATAAGTTATTTGAATGGGCAAATGCGCATAAATACTGGCTATTTTCAGCGGCTGGCGGCATAAATGCTGACATAGAAACAACGAAAAAAGCCTCTAAACCTCTTATAAAAGAGCTTAAAAAACGTGGCATCTTTCCAAAAGAAGACTAA
- the dcd gene encoding dCTP deaminase produces MGLKADSWIRKMSVEKKMIVPFAEEQVGRGVVSYGVSSYGYDIRVGDEFKIFTNIGGTVVDPKNFDEKNVVDFKGDVCIVPPNSFALARTIEYFNMPDNVLAICLGKSTYARCGIIVNVTPFEPGFKGHITIEISNTTPLPAKIYANEGIAQVLFIEGDEPCEVTYADKNGKYQAQEGITLPRILK; encoded by the coding sequence ATGGGTTTAAAAGCAGACTCTTGGATAAGGAAAATGTCGGTTGAAAAGAAGATGATCGTGCCATTTGCCGAGGAGCAAGTGGGGCGTGGTGTCGTTAGTTACGGCGTTTCTAGCTATGGCTACGATATCCGCGTGGGCGATGAGTTTAAAATTTTCACAAACATCGGCGGAACCGTCGTTGATCCAAAGAATTTTGATGAGAAAAATGTGGTTGATTTTAAGGGCGACGTCTGTATAGTGCCGCCAAATTCTTTTGCTTTAGCGCGCACGATCGAGTACTTTAACATGCCTGATAACGTGCTAGCGATCTGTCTTGGCAAGAGCACATACGCAAGGTGTGGCATCATCGTAAATGTGACACCTTTTGAGCCGGGATTTAAGGGGCATATCACGATAGAGATCTCAAACACGACGCCACTTCCTGCGAAAATTTATGCAAACGAGGGCATCGCGCAGGTGCTATTTATCGAGGGCGATGAGCCTTGCGAGGTGACTTATGCTGATAAAAATGGCAAATACCAAGCCCAAGAAGGCATCACACTACCTAGAATTTTGAAGTAA
- a CDS encoding YcxB family protein, with protein sequence MQNEKFRAKFSIKNDAKFKKLLREVSRTVYKKNKFVFLMRMIELPFTALCGVAMVALFDISGHELIVYSDMDDVSTLARNLVIVLCVGVILLYIYAAIVKPVLFTRAIYSNIDVEREQEIVIYDDEVLFATATSTVHFSYGAFLGTCETDDFVALILKEGSFLYIPKESLNEKAQEILEFLKEKIDQI encoded by the coding sequence ATGCAAAATGAAAAATTTAGAGCGAAATTTAGTATAAAAAATGATGCTAAATTTAAAAAGCTACTACGCGAAGTCTCACGCACCGTCTATAAAAAGAATAAATTTGTATTTTTAATGAGAATGATCGAGCTACCATTTACTGCGCTATGCGGAGTAGCCATGGTCGCGCTTTTTGACATTTCTGGGCACGAGTTAATAGTATATTCTGATATGGACGATGTCTCTACTTTGGCAAGAAATTTAGTCATCGTTTTGTGCGTTGGCGTGATCTTGCTTTATATTTATGCGGCTATTGTTAAGCCAGTTTTATTTACTAGAGCCATTTACTCAAACATCGATGTTGAGCGCGAACAAGAGATCGTTATATATGATGATGAGGTCTTGTTTGCCACAGCAACAAGCACGGTTCATTTTTCATATGGTGCATTTCTTGGCACTTGTGAAACGGATGATTTTGTAGCTTTGATCTTAAAAGAAGGCTCATTCTTATATATCCCAAAAGAGTCACTAAATGAAAAAGCGCAAGAAATTTTGGAATTTCTAAAAGAAAAGATAGACCAAATTTAG
- a CDS encoding disulfide bond formation protein B produces the protein MQTKQNEIPANEQGFFNLMSLAITALVALPVGIACLVLGFGLGDNPCIMCWAERITMIAISLIALFIIRYGLKPGYLAALLLMACWGIFNGFIHYSLDGTFGGYLDIKQGFGLEILGAHTQFWVMVVDFCVIIFLALIFLFSKNLGLIMQKSSNGEYGNFLSYLPLGKFANLVFIVIILANCVQAFIASGPPPYLGSSTPPRMSIDPSKWFWEKDHWDSSLDFRFDWNPELPDLAK, from the coding sequence ATGCAAACGAAACAAAATGAAATCCCAGCAAACGAACAAGGCTTTTTCAACCTTATGTCACTAGCCATCACTGCTCTTGTGGCACTTCCAGTTGGTATCGCCTGCTTAGTACTTGGCTTTGGGCTAGGTGATAACCCTTGCATAATGTGCTGGGCCGAGAGAATCACGATGATAGCTATCAGCCTAATAGCACTTTTCATCATCAGGTACGGACTAAAGCCTGGCTATCTAGCAGCACTTTTACTAATGGCTTGCTGGGGCATATTTAACGGCTTTATCCACTACAGCCTAGATGGAACATTTGGCGGCTATCTTGACATCAAACAAGGTTTTGGCCTTGAAATTTTAGGTGCCCACACTCAGTTTTGGGTTATGGTTGTTGATTTTTGTGTGATCATATTTTTGGCTCTTATATTTTTGTTTAGCAAAAACTTAGGCCTTATAATGCAAAAAAGCTCAAATGGCGAATATGGCAACTTTCTAAGCTACTTGCCACTTGGCAAATTTGCAAATTTAGTCTTTATCGTGATCATCCTTGCAAACTGCGTTCAAGCCTTTATAGCTTCTGGTCCACCACCATATCTAGGATCTAGCACACCACCAAGGATGAGTATCGATCCTTCAAAATGGTTCTGGGAGAAAGACCACTGGGATAGCTCGCTTGATTTTAGATTTGACTGGAACCCTGAGCTTCCAGACCTAGCAAAGTAA
- a CDS encoding LegC family aminotransferase: MKKCDFDEVLKFIKSTFGKDKVPLHEPKFIGNEKKYLLECIDSSFVSSVGKFVDEFESKLAQMVGAKFAVATTNGTSALHICLKLAGVEQNDEVITQPVTFIATCNAISYLFAKPVFVDVDLDTLGMSPASLSAFLEKNCELKGGKCINKTSGRILRACVPMHTFGLPCKIDEIAEICKRWNIALVEDCAESLGSYYKGTHTGNFGKLAAMSFNGNKIVTSGGGGAIVTNDEEIARHAKFITTTAKVPHPFEYRHSEIGYNYRLPNLNAALLVAQLENLELFLKSKRELAMIYKEYFAKFDDVKFIDEPADARSNFWLNAVLFESREKRDEFLKFSNENGVFTRPIWQLMNELDMFKDCQRDELKNAKFLSDRIVNIPSSARV; the protein is encoded by the coding sequence ATGAAAAAATGTGATTTTGACGAGGTTTTGAAATTTATAAAAAGCACTTTTGGCAAGGACAAGGTCCCGCTTCACGAGCCTAAATTTATAGGCAATGAGAAAAAATATCTACTTGAGTGCATCGACTCTAGCTTTGTCTCAAGTGTCGGCAAATTTGTCGATGAGTTTGAGAGCAAGCTAGCTCAAATGGTCGGTGCTAAATTTGCAGTTGCCACGACAAATGGCACCTCGGCGCTTCACATCTGCCTAAAACTAGCTGGTGTAGAGCAAAATGACGAAGTGATCACGCAGCCAGTTACTTTTATAGCCACTTGCAACGCCATTAGCTACCTTTTTGCAAAGCCGGTTTTCGTGGATGTTGATCTTGATACACTTGGTATGTCGCCAGCGTCACTTAGTGCGTTTTTGGAGAAAAATTGCGAGCTAAAAGGCGGCAAATGTATTAATAAAACTAGCGGCAGGATATTGCGAGCCTGCGTACCTATGCACACTTTTGGACTGCCTTGCAAGATAGATGAGATAGCTGAAATTTGTAAGCGTTGGAACATCGCTTTAGTAGAAGACTGTGCCGAGAGCCTTGGCAGCTACTACAAAGGCACTCATACGGGGAATTTTGGCAAGCTTGCAGCGATGAGCTTTAATGGCAATAAGATCGTCACAAGCGGAGGTGGCGGAGCTATCGTCACAAACGACGAGGAGATAGCAAGGCACGCTAAATTTATCACTACAACCGCCAAAGTGCCACATCCTTTTGAGTATCGTCACAGCGAGATCGGCTACAACTACCGCCTGCCAAATTTAAATGCGGCCCTTCTTGTGGCGCAGCTTGAAAATTTGGAGCTATTTTTAAAGAGCAAACGCGAGCTTGCGATGATCTATAAAGAGTATTTTGCTAAATTTGATGATGTGAAATTTATAGATGAGCCAGCTGACGCTAGGTCAAATTTTTGGCTAAATGCAGTGCTCTTTGAAAGCCGTGAAAAGCGAGATGAGTTTTTGAAATTTAGTAATGAAAATGGTGTTTTTACGCGCCCTATCTGGCAGCTCATGAACGAGCTTGATATGTTTAAAGACTGCCAAAGAGATGAGCTAAAAAATGCTAAATTTCTAAGTGATAGGATAGTAAATATCCCAAGTAGCGCAAGAGTTTAG
- the neuB gene encoding N-acetylneuraminate synthase, producing MSNMVFIIAEAGVNHNGDINLAKKLIDVAAKAGADAVKFQTFKAQNLVSKNAQKASYQKETTDKNESQFEMIKKLELDENTHKELIAYCKQKNITFLSTPFDSDSIKLLDELGLSTFKIPSGEITNLPYLRQIGGLNKKIILSTGMTNLGEVEAAIEALVKSGTKRENISLLHANTQYPTPMKDVNLKAMITLKNAFGLEVGYSDHTLGIEVDIAAVAMGAKIIEKHFTLDKSLLGPDHKASLEPDELTAMIRGIRNIELALGDGLKHFSKSESENIKIARKSIVAKRDIKKGEIFSEQNICVKRPGDGINPMRWDEVIGQISQKDYKQDELI from the coding sequence ATGTCAAATATGGTTTTTATCATAGCTGAGGCCGGGGTTAATCACAATGGCGATATAAATTTAGCTAAAAAACTGATCGATGTAGCAGCCAAAGCTGGCGCTGATGCAGTGAAATTTCAAACCTTTAAGGCTCAAAATCTTGTTTCAAAAAACGCGCAAAAGGCTAGCTATCAAAAAGAAACTACCGATAAAAATGAAAGCCAGTTTGAGATGATAAAAAAGCTTGAGCTAGATGAGAACACGCATAAAGAGCTTATAGCCTACTGCAAGCAAAAAAATATCACTTTTCTCTCAACTCCTTTTGATAGCGACAGCATAAAGCTTCTTGATGAGTTGGGGCTTAGCACATTTAAGATCCCAAGTGGCGAGATAACAAATTTACCTTATCTTAGGCAGATAGGTGGGCTTAATAAAAAGATCATTCTCTCAACTGGCATGACAAATTTAGGCGAGGTGGAAGCTGCGATAGAAGCGCTTGTAAAAAGCGGTACAAAACGGGAAAACATAAGCCTTCTACATGCAAATACGCAGTACCCAACGCCGATGAAGGATGTAAATTTAAAGGCGATGATAACTCTTAAAAATGCCTTTGGGCTTGAGGTCGGATATAGCGATCATACGCTTGGTATCGAGGTTGATATCGCAGCGGTTGCCATGGGCGCAAAGATCATAGAAAAGCACTTTACGCTTGATAAGAGCCTGCTTGGACCTGATCACAAGGCTAGTCTTGAGCCAGACGAGCTAACGGCTATGATTAGGGGCATTAGAAATATCGAACTAGCGCTTGGAGACGGACTAAAACACTTTAGCAAAAGCGAAAGTGAAAATATCAAAATAGCTAGAAAGTCTATCGTGGCAAAACGAGATATAAAAAAGGGTGAAATTTTTAGCGAGCAAAATATCTGCGTAAAACGTCCAGGAGACGGCATAAATCCTATGAGGTGGGATGAGGTAATCGGGCAAATTTCACAAAAAGACTATAAACAAGATGAACTGATATGA
- a CDS encoding effector protein has product MKFKDFKEKNSSNYDFFTADEMSYKEFVQLSFKEFLTSDSGSKWQLDIDDKRFNSFPNFTQKHQICISNLDYEDNVFQFRICSENNVSSLGYRMFTSFDSAHKDFVTDDIKHSDEVMMSLKLGELKEFPCISKCGWWIKDIWRDMYPILDETNSEDFVAGIIKNEFTKKMTEINECLKNAQDSGKLDEVIAKLKAKIN; this is encoded by the coding sequence ATGAAATTTAAAGATTTTAAAGAAAAAAACAGTAGTAACTATGACTTTTTCACAGCTGATGAGATGAGCTATAAAGAATTTGTGCAACTAAGCTTTAAAGAGTTTTTAACTAGCGATAGTGGCTCAAAGTGGCAGCTTGACATAGATGATAAAAGGTTTAACTCATTTCCAAATTTCACCCAAAAACATCAAATTTGCATATCGAATTTAGACTATGAAGATAATGTTTTTCAGTTTAGAATTTGCTCTGAAAACAACGTATCAAGCCTTGGCTACCGCATGTTTACGAGCTTTGATAGCGCGCATAAAGACTTTGTCACAGACGATATCAAGCACTCTGATGAGGTTATGATGAGTCTAAAACTTGGCGAGCTTAAAGAGTTTCCTTGCATATCAAAATGTGGCTGGTGGATCAAAGATATCTGGCGAGACATGTATCCTATCTTAGACGAGACTAACAGCGAGGACTTTGTGGCTGGCATTATAAAAAACGAATTTACCAAAAAGATGACCGAGATAAACGAATGCCTAAAAAACGCTCAAGATAGCGGCAAGCTTGACGAAGTGATCGCCAAACTAAAAGCTAAAATCAACTGA